Within Ovis aries strain OAR_USU_Benz2616 breed Rambouillet chromosome 3, ARS-UI_Ramb_v3.0, whole genome shotgun sequence, the genomic segment AAGCAGATGCCACCCCTATATGGGTGAAACAGTACCCTCTGAGTCTGGAGGCCTAATGAGGAATCACACCACATATCCAGAGGCTCTTGAAGGCAGGGATTCTCAGAAGGTGTCAATCTCcgtggaacactcccctgttaCCTGTGAAAAATCCTGGGGGAATGGACTTTAGACCGGTCCAAGATCTTCATGAAGTCAACAAACAGGTGAGTGACATTCATCCCACCGTCGCTAACCCATACACCCTCTTGAGTGGCCTGCCACCAGACTATGTCTGGTATACGGTCCTGGACTTGAaggatgcctttttcagtttgccgcTGGCCCATTCGAGCCAAGAGATCTTCACTTTTGAGAGGGCCAAGGAGGGCAGCCAGACCACAGGACAACTAACCTGGACTCACCTCCcgcagggtttcaaaaactcaccAACGCTATTTAATGAGGCTCTGGGTGAAGACCTCCATGAGTACCGGGCTGATCACCCCAACGTTGTCTTGTTGCAGTATGTGGATGATCTTATGCTAGCCGCTGCTACCAAGGAGGCATGCCTAGAGGCGACAGGCAACCTCCTCCAAACTTTGGGGACATTGGGATACCAGGCTAGTGCAAAGAAAGCGCAAATTGCTAGACAGGAGGTCACCTACTTAGGATATAAGATAAAGCAGGGGTGGAGATGGCTGACACAGGCTATTAAAGAGACTATTTTGCAGATCCCTGAGCCAGCAACTCCTCgtcaagtgagagaatttcttgGGACAGTTGGGTATTGCAGGCtgtggatcttggggtttgctgAAAAGGCCCGGCCATTGTATGAAGGGAGCCAGGAAAGTAAAAACTGgacttggactgagccaatgagacAGGCATTTCAAGATATTCGGCAGGCTCTGCTGAAAGCCCTGGCCCTTGCTCTCCCTAACCCGTCTAAGCCCTTCCAACGGTTTGTGGATGAAAAACAGGGAGTAGGAAAGGGAGTCTTGATGCAGCAATGGGGGCCTTGGAAGCGACCTGTAGCCTACCTCTCTAAAAGACTGGACCCAGTAGCCACAGGGTGGCCACCCTGCCTCTGAATCATCGAAGCCACTGCTCTCCTGGTCCATGATGCTGACAAGTTAACGTATGGACAACAGCTCCTGGTCTACACTCCCCATGCCATTGAAGGGATTCTCAAGCAGCCACTGGGTAAGTGGATCTCCAATGCCTGCTTAACCCATTACCAGGCCTTGCTGCTGGATACGCCCCGGATACACTTTCAGACGCCCTGCTTCCTGAACCCGGCCACTCTCCTGCCCGTCCCGAAGAAAGATGCCCCCCTCCATGATTGTGGTGAGATATTGGCCGATGTGATGGCCATACGGAAAGACCTAAAAGATGTGCCCTTAAAATACAGTGAACTGGTATGGTTTACAGATGGAAGTAGTTTTGTAAAAGATGGACAAAGAAGGGCAGGGACAACCATTGTAGATGACTCTGGGAGGGTCATCTGGGCTAAAGCTCTGCCCCCTGGGACATCCGTCCAGAAAGTGGAATTAATAGCCTTGATACAGGCACTGGAAagggcaaaaggaaagaaaatcaccatTTATACCGACATCCGGTATGCATTTGGAACAGTGCATATTCAGGGCCCAATATATAGAGAGTGGGGTTTACGACAGCAGAgggaaaagaagttaaaaaccTACTTGAGATCCGCAGACTCCTAGCAGCAGTCCACCGACACCGAGCCGTGTCCGTAGTACATGTCCCAGGACACCAAAAaggagatgagggtccatttccctgcttagTAGGGAAAGGAATCTCTGCGTTCCcttcacacctcaagaggaggtgatctcaacttgaaagtcgagaggaactccaggggttgtaccaccattccaaaagacggcgatgtcccaatccacaccagatacacctgattctcCTGCACTGCCTCAACTGTCACCCCAAgtatcgactcaaaacacgattgcacgtgtgacagccctgtggcaatttgagggaaagccacagatcgctatgtcaactcgacagtaAGCCTGATACTACTTTTACAGCTcaagaggaaagcggacttgcatgtctccacacgagacgaggactttaccctgttgaaactccataggaagcACGGAATCcaagtcagcactggagaggaaacctgaagtTCCGGCCTCAGCttcagatgaggacctaggacccggCACTGACTGGAGAGGTATCCCCAGAGACCCTTGctactcgcatggagactggactatCCTGAGGCTACACAAATGGGTCCCTAAAGTCCCCATTGTAACTGGAggggaaccccaagtttcctgccgcaactcaagagaaaccaggagattctctcctcaacgtgagatgaggcccttttctgcttcGGTGGcgcaagagaaatcccaccttccctcttgaacctcgaaagggtccttgacacccttgatgcaactcaagaagttcccagaCATACTCgtctccactccagaggaacaccgagtgtcccgccacaattcaaaagtgccccgtttttccctcctcatcgcgagatgagggtccatttccctgcttcgtcaggaaaggaatcctggcgtTCTATCGCACCacaagaggaggcagtctcaactTGAAAGTCTAGAGGAACTCCAGcagtcgtgccaccattccaaaagacccctatgtcccaatccactccagataaaccTTATTACCCTGCCTGAGTTGACTGTCATCCCAAGTATCAACTTAAAACACAATGGCAAGTGTAACAGCActgtggcaccttgagagaaagcttcagatccctatgtcaactccacaggaagcctgacaccACTGTTACAGCttgagaggaaagcggactttcatgtctccacacgagatgaggcctgactccccttttGAAACTCTGCTGGCATCCAGCCACGGTGggtccagggtaattcgaaggggtgTAGGCATGGGGAGGAAAAGcttacttatttagaaatagaaaaagagattaagaagaaatagtatagtaggaaaattagtggagaaaaatagGCTGAATAACCTGGTGTATGCAGAAACCTAATAAAACtttgagacaagaggtttgcaccatctatgttaggccaccggcACCTGCTTGAATAGTGGAAGGTGCCCCTTCTTGGGCTCCATCttgcatgggtcttagaagccatgGCAAGTAAGTACAGATGATGAGACTCCATGCCCCGAATGGAAATTTAACCTGAAAAGGAgacggagggagagggagaaagagggagggagagggagaaagagagagagagagattcgaCAAGGGGGAATCCAacctttccagtgactggcccatcctttattgttcaggaacgcttttatatttttggttgtacatagagatcagtgGATAATACAAAATGATGCAGCATCAACAGCCCTGACTcctatcgagaccaggctttttctctgcatacct encodes:
- the LOC121819168 gene encoding LOW QUALITY PROTEIN: uncharacterized protein LOC121819168 (The sequence of the model RefSeq protein was modified relative to this genomic sequence to represent the inferred CDS: substituted 2 bases at 2 genomic stop codons), yielding MVDTGAQYSVLNQKDGPMSEKTSWVQGATGTKRYGWTTKRQVDLGAQRMSHSFLVIPECPAPLLGRDLLSKVNAQIHFDHGGISVMDGTRHPIQVLSLALRDEYRLYQPRPPMAIDPNVQPWVQKYPLAWAETVGVGLAKQRPPIIVELKADATPIWVKQYPLSLEAXXGITPHIQRLLKAGILRRCQSPWNTPLLPVKNPGGMDFRPVQDLHEVNKQVSDIHPTVANPYTLLSGLPPDYVWYTVLDLKDAFFSLPLAHSSQEIFTFERAKEGSQTTGQLTWTHLPQGFKNSPTLFNEALGEDLHEYRADHPNVVLLQYVDDLMLAAATKEALLLDTPRIHFQTPCFLNPATLLPVPKKDAPLHDCGEILADVMAIRKDLKDVPLKYSELINLITLPELTVIPSINLKHNGKCNSTVAP